A window of Otariodibacter oris genomic DNA:
CATCATACCGAAGTTTTGATGCTCAAGGCTAAAGCTATCTGGCACATAACCCGCTTTACGAGTAATCAACCACGCTTGTTGCATATGTTGGCTTTGACGAGTGTCTGAGAACACTAAGGCACGGTCTGCTTTTAACGTTTCATAACGATATTTCGCTGCAGCAATATCCGTTGTGGTATAAAGGAAACCGCCATCTTTTTTCTGAACAATTACGCCCATTGGATCGCCATCTTTATTTTTGAATTCTTCTAAAAAGACAACTAAAGCCCCATCATCTTCAACAGCTAAGCCTTTTTCTTTTAAATCTGCAACAATACCTGGCAACATTGGGTTATATAGGCTTTCACCCATTACGTCTTTTTCAGTTAATGTCACGTTTAAACGTTCATAATTACGCTGATTTTGTTGCATGGTAATATCAACAAGTTTTTTCCACATTGTGCGGCAATATTCATCGCCACCTTGTAGTTTTACCACATAGTTACGTGCTTTTTCTGCAAATGCAGAATCGTTATCGTAATGTGCTTTTGCTTCACGATAAAAAGCCTCTAAATCACTTAATTGCATCTCCGAAGCATTTTCGTTTTCCATCTTTTCCAGATAAGCGATGAGCATACCAAACTGCGTACCCCAGTCACCAACGTGGTTTGCCCGAATAACTTTATTACCTAAAAACTCTAACGCACGGACAACGCCATCACCAATGATGGTTGAACGTAAATGCCCCACGTGCATTTCTTTTGCTACATTAGGTGATGAATAATCAACAACCACAGTTTGTTGCTGATTCACTGAAACACCTAACTTTTCATCATTTAGTGAAGTTTGAACTTGTTCTGATAACCATGCAGGATTAAGAAAAATATTGATAAACCCCGGTCCTGCAATTTCGAGTTTTTCGATAAGCGGATCTGAATCAACATTATCCACCACTTTTTGAGCAAATTCTCTTGGATTTAGTCCAAGTTTTTTGGCTGCTCCCATGACTCCATTCGCTTGATAGTCACCAAATTGAGGCTTTCCTGACTGGCGAACTAATGCTTCAACATTTTGTTCTGCTCCAGAACCGATCATTGCTTGCTTAATTTTTTCCGATAGAATGTGCTGAATATTCACAAATAGTCCTATTTATTCATTTATAAAATATAATCATAATGATACTAAAAAACCCCACTAAAAGCTTAGATTTTGCAAAATTTTTCACAAAAATGACCGCTTGTTTTGGTGAATTAACGAAATTCGAACAACAAATCCAAGAAATTGCCACCCTTGCAAATGTTTCATTACAAGATTACCAAATTGATCATCTTTCTGTGAGGATGAATCATATAGATACTGCTCAGGCTTGGTACAATATGCTATTAGAATCAGCAGAAATTCTGAATGAAAGCATGATTAATGGACGTCCCATTGTATTGTTCAAATTGGAGCAACCAATTTCATTTTGTAATCAATCTATTTCTATTATCGAATTGCCTTTCCCTAAGGGGAAAATTTACCCTCAAGAAGGATGGGAACATATTGAACTGGTTGTCCCATTTCAACCCAATGAAACCATTGAGCAATGGATAGAAAGAGTGTTATCTACATTTAAATTGGAAGATCACCCATTACTTACATTTAAAATGAGTCAACCTAAAGCTATCGGGGAAGAACTCCCAAATCCAAGTATTGCACTTACATTAAATGACAAAACTAATCATAATAATTGCTGTCTAAAGTTTCATCCTTATGATATAAATACAATTATTAAGTCAGAAATATTTCCTAATACCATTTTATCGGAGTAAAATATGAAAAAATTTGGTTTAGCGACAATGCTTGTTACGAGTATTGTTATTACAGGTTGTGCAAATACAGACATATTTAGTGGTAGTGTATACCGGGCAGATCAAGCAAAAGAAGCTCGTTCAATTAGTTATGGTACTATCGTATCTGTACGCGATGTTAAAATCCAAGCAGATAACCAAGGTGTGATTGGCACAGTTGGTGGTGGTGTGCTTGGTGGTGTAGCTGGTTCTGCTATCGGCGGTGGACGAGGACAAGCCATTGCAACTGCTGTTGGGGCTATTGCTGGTTCTGTAGTTGGTAGTAAGGTAGAGGAAAAAGCAAGCCAAGTGTCGTCTGTTGAACTTGTTATCCGAAAAGATAATGGTCAAGAAATTGTTGTTGTTCAGAAAAAAGAAGATGGCTTTGTTCCTGGCAGAAGAGTCAGAATTGTTGGTTCAAATGCCGACCTCAATGTCTCTCTTTTATAATCAATATAATTCGGGATTTTATATCATTTAATTTATCATAAGGAAAAACTCATGAAAAAATTTTCTCTTGTTATCTTAACAAGCATGATACTGGCAGCTTGTACTGCTGGAGTGTATACAAATACAGGTAATGCAACTATTCTCTCTAGTAGAACATTAACCGATGATACTGTGGAGTTGACAATACAAAAAGATGATGGACAAATAGTTAAAATGAACCGTCAATATGATGCTCATGCAACCGTGGGCGCTAGAGTAACAATTGATGAAACGCAAGAAGATGTAGATTCTCAATTAGATACTATTCGTCGCTACGAATTTAAATAAACTTAATTTACTTAAGTCTAAATATAGAAACCTCGAATAATTGATTCGAGGTTTTTTTATTTCTATACTTTACACATAAGCAATTTTATAGATTTTTAATTATGAATAAATTTATTAAAACACTGTCTAACGACTGGTTCAGTGCTAGTATTGTTGGAGTATTGCCCATTTTTTTAGCAACAAATCTTATCGCTCTAATTGTATGGACATTGCAGATTCCTACATATACGATGGGATTAATATTAGGGGCAATGGCTGCAGGATTAACCGATTTAGACAATCGATTTACTGGACGTTTAAAAAATCTATTCTTTACGTTAATTGCATTTGCCATATCGTCTTTAAGTTCTCAATTTGCTCTTAGTCATGGATGGTTTATTCCTCTCATTACCATTCTCACATTCTGCATGATTATGTTAAGTGCAATTGGACAGCGATATAGTACTATTGCATTTAGTACATTACTAATGGCTGTTTATACTGCAATGATTTATTCTCCAACAGCAATTTGGTATGAGCATACAGCTCTTATCATCATTGGAGCAATCATTTACGGCATCATAGCTATGATTGTTTATCTTCTTTTCCCTCATAGAATAATGCAAGAAAATTTAGCTCTCTATTTTGAAGCTCTCGGAAAATATCTACAAGCACGTGCGAATTTTTTTGATCCTGATGAGATGGGTGAAGAAAATCTTCCCCAAAAACAATTGATACTTGGCCAAGCCAATATTGGTGTAATGAGTGCACTAGATCGTGCTAGAACGTCACTATTCTATCGCCTAAGAATTCAACATCGTCATTCTCGAACAAGACAAATGCTACGATATTTTTTTTCGGGTCAAGAGATCTGGGAAATTGCCAGTTCTCATCATACAGAATACGCCACTTTCTTTAGAGAATTGCAAAACACCGATTTAGTTTTTCGCTTCCAACGTATCATTGAATTACAAGCAATCGCATGTCAGCAAATTGCGAATGATCTTAGACATGATTCACCATATGAGGATCAACATCGTATAGAAAAAGCATTAAAAGGGCTTTCACAATCCTTAAATTATCACAAGGAAAATGGGATTAAACATTTCCATCATCTACAATCTATAGCAGATAATTTACAAAATATTGAAAATCAACTCGTACAAATATCAGACCCAACTATAGATATTAAGAATGATAAAAAAGCACAACAAACTGCCCGCTTGATTCCAGAAAATATTTCTAATTTTCAACATATGATTCAAGCCATAAAAAATCAGTGCAATCTAGGATCTCCTCTTTTCCGGCACGCTATTCGATTATCAGTCGTCGTTTTTTTTAGTGCATTGATAGCAGAAATATTTTATGTTGAACAGGGATACTGGATTCTATTGACTGCAATTTTAGTCTCTCAACCCAATTATTCCGCAACGAAAAAACGACTAATACAACGTGTTATTGGTACTATTCTTGGTGTAATTGTTGGACTCTCTTTTCCTTATTTATCCCCAACATTAGGAGCTCAATTAGGATTAATCGTAGTATCTAGCAGTTTATTCTTTTTCTTCAAAGCAAATAAGTTTGGTTTTTCTACCTTTTTTATTACGATTCAAGTGCTAATTAGTTTTGATGTGGTTGGATTTGGTTTAGACAATGCTATGTTACCGAGAATTCTAGATACATTAATGGGAGCTCTTATTGCATGGCTGGCTGCAGCTTATTTGTGGCCTGATTGGAAATATTTAAATCTCCATCAGAGTTTAAAAGATATGCTAGTTAATAGTGCAACTTACTTAAGGCATATTACGGCGCAACTCCAATTCGGTTACAAAGATCAGTTATCATATCGTGTTGCTAGACGTTCTGCTCAGAATAGCTTAGCACAGCTCAGTAGTGTCATTTCTAATATGATGAGTGAACCTAAAAAATATCAAGCAGCTCTTGAATTCGTACCTGAGTTATTAAATATCAGTTATAGCTTATCAAGCCATATTGCAACATTAGGTAGCTATAGGAGAAAAAATAATGAACTTAATCATGATATAGAATTTGCCTCTATTTTCTTTAAACAAAGTAAACTAATGGCAGATCTACTCGATCAAATGGCAATAAAATCAGAGGATACTGAACAAACATTAAAAGATATCAATAAACAATTACAAGATTTTGAAGAGGAATATGAATCTAAAATTGATGCACAAAATCTAATTTTACTGCAACAATTGCGCTTAATTATTCAAATCTTACCTCAATTATGGATATTTGTTGGTATGGAAAAACAATACCACAAAACACATAATGTATAACTTTATATTATCTATCTTCCTTTTGATAAGGAAGATAGCTCACTTATTTTGTAACAACTTATTTACATTTTAAAATCGTTGGGATACATTTACCCATTATTTTTTGAAATTCATCTCGTTATGCTGACCAGAACATCTAAAGCGTATCGCCATGCCATTGCGACCTTAGCATTCTCTTCTTTTCTCGTTTTTTGTAACTTATATACAGTTCAACCAATGCTTTCACTATTTAGTGAGCAATTCAATGTATCAGAAAGTGTCGCTAACTGGATTTTTGCAAGTGGTTCACTGGGGATTAGCTGTTGCTTAATTCCGTGGGCAATTTTTGCTGATCGCTTTGGGCGTAAGATTATCATCTTAACGAGTCTTATTTTAACCACATTAACTTCTCTATTACTCTTTTTCAGCAATGATTTGACAACATGGATTGGGCTACGTTTACTTCAAGGTCTTTCGCTAGCGGGTATGCCTGCCGTAGTTGTAGCATATATTACAGAAGAGTTTGAGCAAAATGCGGTGATCAGTGCAGTGGGCATTTATATTGCCGCCAATACGTTGGGCGGGATTTCGGGACGATTGATTGGTGGAATATTATCTGAATATTTTAGCCCAAATAGTGCCATGTTATTTTGCTCAATAATAACTTTACTCGGTGTTATAGCAACTTATCACTATTTACCCAAAGAAACGCATTTCACTTCACAAAGTTTAGCGATTAAACGCATGATTGAGAATCTTTGCCAACATATTAAAAATCCACAACTGTGGCGTGCTTTTTTAATTGGAGGAATCAGTTTTGGAATGTTTATTAATTTATTTTCTGTTGTGGGATTACATTTAGAACAAGAGCCATGGAATTTTTCAACGACTCAAGTATCCCTGATCTTCCTTTGTTATCTCAGCGGAACAGCGACCGCAAGTATGGCTGGGAAATTAAGCTATAAATGGGGAATGATAAAAACAA
This region includes:
- the argS gene encoding arginine--tRNA ligase, producing MNIQHILSEKIKQAMIGSGAEQNVEALVRQSGKPQFGDYQANGVMGAAKKLGLNPREFAQKVVDNVDSDPLIEKLEIAGPGFINIFLNPAWLSEQVQTSLNDEKLGVSVNQQQTVVVDYSSPNVAKEMHVGHLRSTIIGDGVVRALEFLGNKVIRANHVGDWGTQFGMLIAYLEKMENENASEMQLSDLEAFYREAKAHYDNDSAFAEKARNYVVKLQGGDEYCRTMWKKLVDITMQQNQRNYERLNVTLTEKDVMGESLYNPMLPGIVADLKEKGLAVEDDGALVVFLEEFKNKDGDPMGVIVQKKDGGFLYTTTDIAAAKYRYETLKADRALVFSDTRQSQHMQQAWLITRKAGYVPDSFSLEHQNFGMMLGKDGKPFKTRTGGTVKLADLLDEAVERAGKLIAEKNTNLTDEEKQAVVEAVAIGAVKYSDLSKNRTTDYVFDWDNMLSFEGNTAPYMQYAYTRIRSIFSKSGIDPDTLKGKINLTEDKERTLALKLLQFEESVSVVAKDGTPHVLCQYLYELAGIFSSFYEACPILNAEDDIKQSRLQLASLTAKTLKQGLELLGIKTVEKM
- a CDS encoding VOC family protein, giving the protein MILKNPTKSLDFAKFFTKMTACFGELTKFEQQIQEIATLANVSLQDYQIDHLSVRMNHIDTAQAWYNMLLESAEILNESMINGRPIVLFKLEQPISFCNQSISIIELPFPKGKIYPQEGWEHIELVVPFQPNETIEQWIERVLSTFKLEDHPLLTFKMSQPKAIGEELPNPSIALTLNDKTNHNNCCLKFHPYDINTIIKSEIFPNTILSE
- a CDS encoding glycine zipper 2TM domain-containing protein; the encoded protein is MKKFGLATMLVTSIVITGCANTDIFSGSVYRADQAKEARSISYGTIVSVRDVKIQADNQGVIGTVGGGVLGGVAGSAIGGGRGQAIATAVGAIAGSVVGSKVEEKASQVSSVELVIRKDNGQEIVVVQKKEDGFVPGRRVRIVGSNADLNVSLL
- a CDS encoding deoxyribose-phosphate aldolase, with the protein product MKKFSLVILTSMILAACTAGVYTNTGNATILSSRTLTDDTVELTIQKDDGQIVKMNRQYDAHATVGARVTIDETQEDVDSQLDTIRRYEFK
- the yccS gene encoding YccS family putative transporter; its protein translation is MNKFIKTLSNDWFSASIVGVLPIFLATNLIALIVWTLQIPTYTMGLILGAMAAGLTDLDNRFTGRLKNLFFTLIAFAISSLSSQFALSHGWFIPLITILTFCMIMLSAIGQRYSTIAFSTLLMAVYTAMIYSPTAIWYEHTALIIIGAIIYGIIAMIVYLLFPHRIMQENLALYFEALGKYLQARANFFDPDEMGEENLPQKQLILGQANIGVMSALDRARTSLFYRLRIQHRHSRTRQMLRYFFSGQEIWEIASSHHTEYATFFRELQNTDLVFRFQRIIELQAIACQQIANDLRHDSPYEDQHRIEKALKGLSQSLNYHKENGIKHFHHLQSIADNLQNIENQLVQISDPTIDIKNDKKAQQTARLIPENISNFQHMIQAIKNQCNLGSPLFRHAIRLSVVVFFSALIAEIFYVEQGYWILLTAILVSQPNYSATKKRLIQRVIGTILGVIVGLSFPYLSPTLGAQLGLIVVSSSLFFFFKANKFGFSTFFITIQVLISFDVVGFGLDNAMLPRILDTLMGALIAWLAAAYLWPDWKYLNLHQSLKDMLVNSATYLRHITAQLQFGYKDQLSYRVARRSAQNSLAQLSSVISNMMSEPKKYQAALEFVPELLNISYSLSSHIATLGSYRRKNNELNHDIEFASIFFKQSKLMADLLDQMAIKSEDTEQTLKDINKQLQDFEEEYESKIDAQNLILLQQLRLIIQILPQLWIFVGMEKQYHKTHNV
- a CDS encoding MFS transporter, which produces MLTRTSKAYRHAIATLAFSSFLVFCNLYTVQPMLSLFSEQFNVSESVANWIFASGSLGISCCLIPWAIFADRFGRKIIILTSLILTTLTSLLLFFSNDLTTWIGLRLLQGLSLAGMPAVVVAYITEEFEQNAVISAVGIYIAANTLGGISGRLIGGILSEYFSPNSAMLFCSIITLLGVIATYHYLPKETHFTSQSLAIKRMIENLCQHIKNPQLWRAFLIGGISFGMFINLFSVVGLHLEQEPWNFSTTQVSLIFLCYLSGTATASMAGKLSYKWGMIKTMFIGWGIFSIGILFTLFDSLWLIILGLLICSIGFFLVHSLASAWVGKTAIKARALASALYLSCYYLGASVGGFYLLYFYQTMAWTTVPLSAEVLLLSIPLLILGLKKQ